The nucleotide sequence TCCGCGACGGAGCACCGCTAGGCTCGGTTCTCCGTGCCGATCCCGGCACGTGCCCCCGGAAGGAGTCGTCATGGCGAAACAACGCCTGATGCACCCGCGCTATGAGCTCGAGCTCAACCAGCGCGACTTCCGCGAACCCATTTCGGGCTAGGGCCCCTCGCCGACCACGTGTCGGCATCCGCCCCGGCCCGTCATGAGGCCCGGGGCTTCTCGTTCTGTTCGACCACTGCAGGGTCGAGCCGGATGCGCCTCCCCGGGTGCATCCCGCTCCACCTCACAGAATCGAAAGGACAATGAAGAAGATCACGAACCGGCTCATCAGCTGGGCGAGCATCCTCGAAGAGAACACCGAGGCCCAGGCTCGCACCACGTCGACGATGCCCTTCATCTTTCCGCACCTGGCGCTCATGCCCGATGCCCACCTGGGCCTCGGCGCGACCGTCGGGTCGGTCATCCCGACCCTCGGCGCGGTCATGCCGGCTGCCGTCGGCGTCGACATCGGCTGCGGCATGATCGCCGTCAAGACGCAGTTCACGGCGTCCGACCTCCCGACCGATCGGAAGCCGGTCCGGGAGGCGATCGAGCGCGCCGTGCCGACGTCGGCGGGCTCGTACAACAGCAAGATCGTGGCCACCGCCGAGCCTCGAGTCGCCGAGCTCACCGCGAAGGCGGAGGCCGCGGGATTCGACCCCGGTCAGTACGCCGGCAACTGGGCTCTGCAGCTCGGCACCCTCGGCTCCGGCAACCACTTCATCGAGATCTCGCTCGACGAGAACGACGACGTGTGGCTGTTCCTGCACTCGGGGAGCCGGGGAGTGGGCAACAGGATCGCGCAGAACCACATCAAGGTGGCCAAGTCGCTGATGAAGCGCTACTGGATCACGCTGCCCGACGACGACCTCGCGTACCTGGTCGAGGGCACGCGGGAGTTCGGCCGGTACATCTCGGAGCTGAACTGGGCGCAGCACTTCGCCCTGCTCAACCGCGAGGAGATGATGGACCGCGTCGTCAGGCAGGTCTCGGAGTGGGTCGGGACGCCCGTGCAGGAGCTCGAGCGGATCAACACGCACCACAACTTCACGCAGAAGGAGCACCACTTCGGGCGTGACGTCTGGCTGTCGCGGAAGGGCGCGATCTCGGCGCGGAAGGGTGAGGCCGGGCTGATCCCCGGCTCGATGGGCACGGCGTCGTACGTGGTCGAGGGCCTCGGTAACCCGGTCGCGCTCGAGTCGTCGCCGCACGGCGCGGGCCGGCAGTACTCGCGGTCGAAGGCCCGGAAGACCTTCACGCACGAGCAGCTGCGGGAGGCGATGGTCGGGATCGAATTCCGCGACACCGACGCGTTCCTCGACGAGATCCCGCAGGCGTACAAGCCGATCGACCAGGTGATGGCGGACGCCGCCGAGCTGGTGTCGATCCGGCACACGCTGTGGCAGATCGTCAACGTGAAGGGCGACTGATGCGCGAGGGCCCCGCACCGTGTGGTGCGGGGCCCTCGTGTGAAGGTGCGGCAGCTCAGACGGCGGCGCGCACCACGATCGGGAAGTGGTCGGACGCACCCTTCGGCAGAGCGCGGAGCTCACCGAGCGTCGCCCCGATCGACGTGACCACGTCGAACTTGCCGCGCACCACGCCGTAGTTACGGTACGTGCCCGACGACGGCCGCGTGAGCGTGTGGCCGGTGCCGACGAGCATCTTCGCCAGGCCGCCGGCGAACCACGGGTAGTTGTAGTCGCCGATCATGATGTGCGGCAGGCCCTCGCCGAGGTCGGCGAGGTGGTCGTGCGCGGCTCGGATCTGCGCGCGACGGACCGAGTTGCGGGCGCTGAGCGGAGCGGCGTGGAACGACGCCACCACGAACTCGCGCGACGTCGACCGGTCCAGCAGGCGCGCGGCGACGAGACGCTCGGCCGTCGGCGACATGACGCGGTCGTGCATCGACTTGCCGAGGGCGATGGTGCGGGTGTCGACGACGGCGAATCTCTCGTCGCGGCTGTAGATCGCGAGGCCCAGCCGGTTCGCCCCGGTCGCCACGACGCGGTGGAGACCGTGCAGGGTCTCGGGAAGAGCCGCGGTGGTGGCCTCCTGCAGGCACAGGATGTCGGCATCCTGCGTCTCGACCAGATGCCCGAGTTCGGAGGCGCCCTTGTTGTGCCAGAGGTTGTAGCTGACGATCGTGAAAGCGTGGGGGTGATGCGGCTCGTCGGGGCCGGGAGCGGACGACGACGGGCTGGGGGAGGTTCGGGACACCAAGGTTCCTTCCGGGAGGGCTCTGCAACCGTATTCGGAGCGGACCCCGGATGCGAGGTGCCGCGCAGACGAACGGGTGTCGAGTGCCCTAATCTTTGGCCAGAGCGAGCGCGCCTGGTCGCGCCTGAGCACTCCGGAGGTGGGCGCATGAGCAATCCGCTGATCGTCGTCGGCGTCACGTCGCACCAGTCGTCGGCCGTGATCGACCAGGCCCTCGTCTTCGCCCGGAAGTTCGACGCGACCCTCCTGTGCGTCCACGTCGACGCCTCGCGCTTCGTCGTCGAGACCCGCGACGACGGCACGGTCGTCGCGGCGCCGTACGACCCCGACGCCGGCGAGGCCATCGACGAGGTCATGGACCCAGCGATCGTCGAGCGCGCCGGCGCCCAGGCGGCCGCGGCGTCGACGCTCATCGAGTTCCTCGAGACCGCCGGCGACCCCGCGCGCACCCTCGGCCGCATCGCCGACGAACGCGACGCCGCCCTCATCGTCGTCGGCGCCCGCCGTGCGTCGCTCGGCGGCAGCATCCGCGAGTTCTTCGCACGCTCGGTCGCGGCGAACCTCACGCATCGTC is from Frondihabitans australicus and encodes:
- a CDS encoding RtcB family protein produces the protein MKKITNRLISWASILEENTEAQARTTSTMPFIFPHLALMPDAHLGLGATVGSVIPTLGAVMPAAVGVDIGCGMIAVKTQFTASDLPTDRKPVREAIERAVPTSAGSYNSKIVATAEPRVAELTAKAEAAGFDPGQYAGNWALQLGTLGSGNHFIEISLDENDDVWLFLHSGSRGVGNRIAQNHIKVAKSLMKRYWITLPDDDLAYLVEGTREFGRYISELNWAQHFALLNREEMMDRVVRQVSEWVGTPVQELERINTHHNFTQKEHHFGRDVWLSRKGAISARKGEAGLIPGSMGTASYVVEGLGNPVALESSPHGAGRQYSRSKARKTFTHEQLREAMVGIEFRDTDAFLDEIPQAYKPIDQVMADAAELVSIRHTLWQIVNVKGD
- a CDS encoding endonuclease/exonuclease/phosphatase family protein, which gives rise to MSRTSPSPSSSAPGPDEPHHPHAFTIVSYNLWHNKGASELGHLVETQDADILCLQEATTAALPETLHGLHRVVATGANRLGLAIYSRDERFAVVDTRTIALGKSMHDRVMSPTAERLVAARLLDRSTSREFVVASFHAAPLSARNSVRRAQIRAAHDHLADLGEGLPHIMIGDYNYPWFAGGLAKMLVGTGHTLTRPSSGTYRNYGVVRGKFDVVTSIGATLGELRALPKGASDHFPIVVRAAV
- a CDS encoding universal stress protein; the encoded protein is MSNPLIVVGVTSHQSSAVIDQALVFARKFDATLLCVHVDASRFVVETRDDGTVVAAPYDPDAGEAIDEVMDPAIVERAGAQAAAASTLIEFLETAGDPARTLGRIADERDAALIVVGARRASLGGSIREFFARSVAANLTHRQTRPVVVVPVETVGPKDALPWDEAR